In a single window of the Pandoraea pulmonicola genome:
- a CDS encoding flagellar hook assembly protein FlgD, with protein sequence MTPMIDSGAGDVARAAARADTGIGASTANDAADDTRDMFTKLLVAQIRHQDPLNPSDPAQFVAQLTQMSQTEAMHQVSRRVLDQTKALARMQAFALGSHVGRDVSVEVERVERAKGAAIRGVVTLPEHAQRAEIVLRDSRGVSVRKPIAPEPSSGGGTPFHLDDAWFTQHKLGAGAYTIHVEVDGQRLPVRVSGRLERVHLDDAQARIDVAGVGARIDAAKLVELSGGAPSRAS encoded by the coding sequence ATGACGCCAATGATTGACAGCGGAGCCGGCGACGTCGCGCGTGCCGCGGCACGGGCAGATACGGGTATCGGTGCGTCGACGGCCAATGACGCCGCCGACGACACGCGCGACATGTTCACGAAGCTGCTGGTGGCGCAGATCCGTCATCAGGATCCCCTCAACCCCAGCGATCCGGCGCAGTTCGTCGCGCAGCTCACGCAAATGAGCCAGACCGAAGCGATGCATCAGGTCAGCCGGCGCGTGCTCGATCAGACGAAGGCGCTCGCGCGCATGCAGGCGTTTGCGCTTGGCAGTCACGTCGGGCGCGACGTCAGCGTGGAGGTCGAGCGTGTCGAGCGCGCGAAGGGCGCCGCCATTCGCGGCGTGGTCACGCTGCCCGAACACGCGCAGCGCGCCGAGATCGTATTGCGCGATAGCCGCGGCGTATCGGTTCGCAAGCCGATCGCGCCCGAGCCTTCGTCGGGCGGGGGGACGCCGTTCCACCTCGACGACGCATGGTTCACGCAGCACAAACTCGGCGCCGGAGCCTACACCATTCACGTGGAAGTCGATGGCCAGCGGCTGCCGGTGCGTGTCTCGGGGCGTCTGGAGCGCGTGCATCTGGACGATGCGCAGGCGCGTATCGATGTGGCGGGCGTGGGCGCCCGTATCGACGCCGCAAAGCTGGTCGAACTGTCGGGCGGCGCACCGTCGCGCGCGAGCTAA
- a CDS encoding flagellar hook protein FlgE yields MSFDIALSGINAINQSLETISQNISNVGTNGYKSGSTSFASAMAGTQPGGVRANDTRYSVGENGSLRSSANQLHQAIQGGGFFVLKETNGQRVYSRVGDFNVDKDNRLVDGGGRVVQGFAGGQSNVSDVTIDKRPVPALPSDSITITGRLPNPLPTAPAQIGETSVTFRDANGEVAVRTLRFSATATPGEVEISEVNAGNVTVVGTLDTATMGFTSANAGTLPRLDFSGMTHQLGAFSATATEVGGREAGEFVRARIDQDGSVVAEYSNGTTQTQYQLALGEFANVGGLAPADGTVWRETGASGLAQLRRPGEGATGVLVGQSLEGSNVNVTDELVNLMSAQRNYQANTKVISTQNEMMRNLMQSI; encoded by the coding sequence ATGAGTTTCGATATCGCCCTGTCGGGCATCAACGCCATCAATCAGTCGCTCGAGACGATTTCGCAGAACATCTCCAACGTCGGCACGAACGGCTACAAATCGGGAAGCACGAGCTTCGCGTCCGCCATGGCGGGAACGCAGCCTGGCGGCGTACGCGCCAACGACACGCGTTACTCGGTCGGCGAGAACGGCAGCCTGCGCTCGTCCGCGAATCAGCTGCATCAAGCCATTCAGGGCGGTGGGTTCTTCGTGCTCAAGGAGACGAACGGCCAGCGCGTGTACTCGCGCGTGGGTGACTTCAACGTCGACAAGGACAATCGCCTCGTGGACGGCGGCGGGCGCGTCGTGCAGGGATTCGCGGGCGGCCAGTCGAATGTCTCGGACGTGACGATCGACAAGCGGCCGGTGCCCGCGCTGCCGAGCGACAGCATTACCATCACGGGGCGGCTGCCCAACCCGCTGCCCACGGCGCCTGCGCAAATCGGCGAGACCTCCGTGACATTCCGCGACGCCAACGGCGAAGTCGCGGTGAGAACCCTGCGGTTCTCCGCGACGGCGACCCCGGGAGAGGTCGAGATATCGGAGGTCAACGCCGGCAACGTGACCGTGGTCGGCACGCTCGATACGGCGACGATGGGGTTCACCTCTGCCAACGCCGGCACGCTGCCGAGGCTCGACTTCAGCGGCATGACGCATCAGCTCGGCGCCTTCTCTGCCACCGCGACGGAAGTCGGCGGCCGCGAGGCGGGCGAGTTCGTACGGGCGCGCATCGACCAGGATGGCTCGGTGGTCGCCGAGTACAGCAACGGCACCACGCAAACGCAGTATCAGTTGGCCCTCGGAGAATTCGCCAATGTGGGCGGTCTGGCTCCCGCGGACGGTACGGTCTGGCGGGAAACCGGCGCGTCGGGCCTCGCGCAGTTGCGACGTCCGGGCGAAGGCGCCACGGGCGTGCTCGTGGGGCAGTCGCTCGAAGGGTCGAACGTCAACGTGACGGACGAACTCGTGAACCTGATGTCCGCGCAGCGCAACTATCAGGCGAACACCAAGGTCATCTCCACGCAGAACGAGATGATGCGCAACCTCATGCAATCGATCTGA